The following nucleotide sequence is from Echeneis naucrates chromosome 17, fEcheNa1.1, whole genome shotgun sequence.
GTCAGCTTTGAGAGATGTGGAACATAAAATGTCGAGCGAATCGACGCAGCATTTCTCCTCAGATGTGAATCGTGAATGTAGCAGAGGCCAGCATGTCTGTGGTCGTTTTGTGGGACTGAGAGATTTACATAGAAGTCAGGCACTGACTGTGTTGTAAACATTGAATGTGTCAGACGAAGATCGTGTGCTGATTATCTGTGTAGTGTATTATCCAATGACACTGACAGCCTAAAATGGTTAGTATAATTTCTACCGCTGGTACAATCGTTACTTTGAGTGGGAATTTTCACTCCATAATCATTAATATTAACAGGGGGTCTCAGATCTGTGTCTCTTCTTAGGAATGATCCTGAGTGGAGGTTAAATCTCTCCTTTAAGACCATACCAGCTAATGTACTTCATTCATTCCCATTCTTTGAACTGCTCTGATGCTTTCTGGGTCACCCAAGCCCATGGGATGTGGATCAGTATCACATCTCAAACTTCATTTGTCATTCCATTAGTAATGTGAGAACTTAAGTCTTTCAAGCTTAACAATGCATTCTCCTCTGAGGGTACAAAAGTATCCCCCAGAAAGTACCTTGGATTCTGTCATGAACATATGTGGGTGTTATAAGAGATAACCATTGCAGGTATGTAGAAGTTATGGGACACTATTTGCAGTGCATGGCTGTAAAAAATATGCAGCTCCAACAGCAAACGTACACACATTACAAACaagtttttatgtttcagtaaGAATATTTTCAGTGCAGTTATTTTTGCAACATATGACAGGGTGTTTTCAAAggcttgctgttgttttataAATCATAATTTAGCCcttggtgtttgtgttattgtgttagGAAAAAGTGAAGTAATTTGGGGTTAGTTGGTATAAGTAGTTGAAATGTTTAGCCAATTGAGTGGTAGGTTCACAGGAAAATTCCCCTGCTAATGATTTAAGTAACTTTCCTGTACAAATGCCAGACCATACAGACTCTTACTTCATGAAAGCAAATTTGTTGTGGGGttcttttattgtgtgtgtgtgtgtgtgtgtgtgtgtgtctttgaaaatTCTTCCCCCCTTGTAACCAGTAGTAAGTGTAAATCGGCAAATGTGAGGCACCATGTTGAACATGTGATACGTGTATATAGACTGTTTATAAATTGGTGAATTAAAAGATTGAGAAAATGATGGTTTTCTAAGTTTAATTTAGTAATTATGGGTATATGTTAATGCTTGCATTGATTTATGAGTCTGAGTTTGAGTGCTCTGATGTGTAAGCCACTTttccagaaaattatttttgtcattattgaATCATTTATTCTAATATTGACAAGTTAGCAAGTAAGCATCTTAATCAGAGACAGCGGGTCAATTTATCAGTCGTACCTCTATGAAAATCACACCTAATGCTTGTTATCTGTAATGCGAAATAAAGTAGAGCAGTAAAACTGCTGATTGATTCACTTCTCAGTTTTTCACTCAAGGGTGAGACACAACAAAATCATCCCATGGTCATATATTGTCATCATTTTAGAAATTGTTTGGCCGTGTAATCGCTATGATATTATGGGTAACATTTTATAAACATTAATGATTGAATTTGTTGGGCATATTCATGAGCTGTTATGCCAAAATTCAAAAAGTTActgtatttaatttatatttaagaGTTTAAAAGACTTAATTGTACAcaattcagtcattttaataCATAGACAGTAAAATGTCttttgtaaattaaataaaatatatcccATCCCAGCAGCTGTCTTGAAGGAATTTAACAGATAGTCTTCAACTGCTTGAACAGGCTCCAAACTGTCTGGACAAAAATTGACCACCTTTGCTCTCAATGTTCCTTTACTGGCTGTCTTATGACATGTGCCTGCCTTTCACACTGGTTTGGCTGCCAAGCAGCAGCCTAAATATAGAATTGCTGCCCTGTTGGCCAGGGCACCACTGACCTCGAGGCCAAGTATAACTACTTGCAAAGATGACAATGATAATGTTCTTCATTCTAGCAATTTTTATGTAGCTTAGTTTGGGGACTTCATTTTCAAACTTGGAATGTTGAGGCTGTGGGCTTCGTGGGTCTCTTCTCTTATTTAGGTTTTCATTGGTGTTGACGAAGTGGGGTCTCAACTATTTAAAGTCAAAACTCTGAGACTGTTGAACCGAGACTTTAATGCATCTGTGAAATGAATGGGTGCCTCTTACATGATCCATTTACCCTTTTGATAAAGCTACAGTCATAATCTGAGACGTTCCTTAAGATTGATTTATGTATGGTGGTATGTATTGAGCATTGCAGTTGTTCAATGATGGTCACAATATTTAAACCATATAgtttttttcagtatttattttttgcctaaCAAACGtgtctagttttttttttttgttgttgttgttgcttctgctGTAGATTTTCAACAACTACCAAGAAAATTGTGTTAAACCTATTATCGagaaaattacataaaaaaaaattgctggaacactgttattcattttatattttagagGTTTGGCTGCCTCATTTTCCCatctttctatgtggagttcATATCTTCATTTTATCACACATGCAGGTAAATTCATTTTGTCCTAATCCAACATTATCTATAGACTGAGATGCTTGTAGTGTCTCCATTGCTCATCTATTGAGAAACCACTTGGTTAGAGCAAGTACTCAGTCATTAGACCCTCTATGTTCATCTTCCTTTTGTCATTCACCTTTACTGAGAATACAGATACTTTTTAATGGGGGGGGTGGTGTAATTTCTCTTATGGAGCTGCATTTGTCTGTAGATTAAAAGAATAGACACTAAAGTCTTCTGGATGATCatatttactatttatttatactttttgtAACGTAAGTTCACTGAGAAATATGCTTGGTGCTTCAGCCAGGAGTATTTTAAGATACACTGTTCGGCTTAGATCAAGGAGTGTGGGAGTGAGTAAACTTGCTGGTATACAGGACTAACCCAAAATCCaaaattgtgtgttgtgtcaacAACCACAAAGCTAACCACGTGTCAAGGACATGATGTGCACTTCTGAGCTAGAGAGAAAATGACTGAGCTTTTGGGTACTTTACATCGTGTGACCCCTGCTGAAGAATGTTGTAAAGCCTACAGCTTAATATTTGATAATATCTTTATATGTGGACAGCCTAGTTCTGGATATACAGTGCTTCAAAGGAATAAGACTAAGAGGAACAGCACAGGAAGTATTTTGTTCCCACTAAATCGTCAGTTTTGGACGATTGGACTGAACCACAACAGCAGGGTCAACCATTCAAACGTAAATATCTGATTTACCGAGTCATCAAGCTGAATGCAGTATGACCATGATCATTAGGTTGGACCGTTGGTCAGCTAAGTGAGTTTTGGGATTTACATTCTTGACCATTTGCCCTTtaaaatttgttcatttaaatagtGGTTTAATTTGATGGAATTGTCTGATTTGTAACCATCTTACTTTTCAGAAACcttagtgcccccccccccccccccccccaaaaaaaaaaaaaaaaaaaaaaaaaagaaaagaaaaaaatatgacacatCCAGCAACATCCTGGATAACCCATAGCTTATTACCTTAGAGGACAGTTGCCAGTGCTGCTTGGCAAGTGAGAGATGCATCTCCATGTGTCTACACTGTACAGAGTCTTGCAGAGCAGTACTTTATTTCCTTGCAGAGGGGCTGTACTTCCTGAAAGATGGAATTAGAAATATTCTGTTGGTTCTAGTTTTCTCTGAGTGGTCATTTTACAAATAATGGCCAATATAGCTGAAATCATTACACTGGTGTTTTAACTTTTGTGTGCTGATTTTAttgatctatttatttatttttagatgatACTTGTCAAATCTTGACATGGTCTTAATAGGCTGCATTTCATACATTATTTCATACCTTCTCCTGTTTTCTGacaacagaaatagaaaaacatgttcacaAGTTAAAGAAGTTAAATGGTTGAATCTGGCTGATATAATGCAGAAGGCAAGTACAAAGACATGCTGTCAGTTTTTTACAATGGTTCCATAACTGACTCCAGCTTCATCCTCAATCATTGAacatacacagtcacacagcatatatatatatatatatatatatatatatatatatacatacacacacacatacacacacacacacacacacacatatattggTTAAAACTTAGGAGTTGAAATATGCTGTTGGGAAGGTATGAATAAAAGTACTGGAATTTGACTTGTAGCTTCTTTCGGTTAACCCTCTCATTAGAAAATTACTACCCGCCATCTATTTGAGATGAGTGTTGTGTTTGAGGCCCAGTTCCCCTCTGTTCATGACTCTAGTCCTGGGAGTTCTCTGAGGGTCTTTGTGCaggaaataaacacagaagCCAGTTGTAGTGATGAGTCACAGGAAGCTCACAAACTGCTTAGTGTTCCAGTTTACTGTAATACAGTGATGAATTGACAAGATTAAATCCAGTTGCAAAGTTCTGTAGAATTTTTTAACGAGTTAAACCAAACCTAATGTAAGTTTATTACTTTGCAGTGAGTTGATCATTGCAGTATTATAAAAAGTGCTCAAGGCTGCTTTCTGATTCTGGAATAACTTTTTAAGGATCATCCAGTTTTATTCCTCTTCCCAGTTAGCACCTGCAAAAATGCCAATgccccttttttgttttggacaCTTGATAAGATCACAAGGAGCTTTCCTGAGGGATTTCATATGAATTAcaccaaaaatatcaaaaacagtGACCgatttttaatttacaaaaattATGGAAAGTGCAAAGTCATTTTTAATCTGTTCTTTTATAAAACATGCCAGTTCTTTAATCTTTTATGCCATTGTATGGCAAAATGGTTGGACCTAAAGATGAACTTATTAAACACTGCTGGATAACAGTGAAGATCACCGTAGTCTTACCAATTACATATTTGGCAAAGTTTACATGGTAAAGCTGGGAAAATTTTACACAAGTGCATTTTATgtataaaattatattttatatccaAACGGTCAGAACATTGTGTCTGTGAAACAATGTTCTGGGAGATAAAAAGAATGCTCAACACATCTTCAATGCAAGGTATGATTGTTAAAGATGGCAATTAAATTTACTGTATCATAAAGCATTATATAATAACAGCATGCGACTACATTGCTGAGCAATTTCATGTGTTCAGGTTTACTTACTCACtgaatgttttgatgtttttcttgttcatGGCTGCATATTGTACTTCACTTGTCTAGGACAGGGTTTTCCTGTCATTGAGAAGATGTGACCAGCACAGTATGCCTACACTCATAAATAGGAATTAATGGGAGTGATGGAGAGATGATAGAGGGTAGACAATGTTTCACACAGCTATGATTCTGTTGCgattctgtctgtgtttgataCCTATgactatatactatatatatatacctatatatatatatatatatatatatatacttagaCCTGTGGAATACTGAATTGAAACATTCTGCgatataaataattattttcttgGGAAAATGCTTTGCAAAGTTCGAGATACTTCTGGAATTTATATTGGCTTTTCAAAGTCTCTTGTTCAAAGTAACTTagtttttaatgtaatttttaagCCAAATTTATGAATGTATTTCTTCATGCAGTGTTTCCTTGTGGATATTTGTTTAAGTCCAGGAGAACAGAGTGGCGTAATATGGCAGTGCCAAAACACATGACATAATGCTATTTGCTCTTCAGCATTCTAGTTGTTTGAGCTAAGGGGGTAAGCAGGAGGGGCTAGTGGGTGGAGAGGAATGCAGCCTTGTATAGGCTCTTTGGGGTCTGAGGgcctcccacctcctccctcccctcgtTTCTTGTGCATGTCCAGGCTGCTTCAGTCACTCACCTGACAGCTGAAACATGGGAGGGAAACGAAAGGAAGCGTTCAAAATGGAGActtgtcagccaatcaggatgaAGGGAGCCACATCGGGGCAAAAAGAGGGGAGGAGTGTGCAGCTTCCAAGTTGTCGCTATTAATAAAATCTCAGTGTCTGATTTAGGCGCTGCTCCATAGTCCTGGAATGAGAAGCGATTTGCAATCAGAGCAGAGTACGCTCTGAACTGTCGCTATGTATGACTGATCAAGTCACAAGGCCAGCAAAGTTATTTTCTGATCGGTTCTGCCCGGACTGGTCAACAAATCCAGAATTAATACCACTTAATCACACTGTCAAGGTCTCACCTTTTGTTGTGATACAGTGTAGCTCACACCATAGTGGTCACAAAGAGAGTTGTGATGAACTCATGAGTGTTTTCTCAAAAATTTAGCACTACCCACAATTTACCATGTAAATACCCACCAGTTTCTGCCTGGTCCATTAATACAACAGAACACTGATTTGCATGTCAacttatccccccccccccccccccccccactttgtCACTTTGATAGCATCGCAGTCAAACAGCAGCCTCAAGAAACAGAGGAGCCGGAGCATCTTCAGCACATTCTTCTGCTGCTTCCGCAACTACAATGTGGAGCCACCAGCCACCAACACTAACACCAGCTCACTGCCTCCACCTGTTGAGGAAAACGGATCGCCTCCTAAGGTGAGCTGCTGCACCACTATATACTTACTGTCCAAAATGTGTAGATGTTAGAATATTCCtgtgatttaaacatttttttttaatctctcttaAATTGTCTCTGTcaattgttttctctttatctcctTTATATCCATGAAactttctattttatttatttttttgttttctttgtttttattgttcctACCCCTCACcctgttttgtatgtttgtgtctatCTCTCATGTGTTGTAGTGTGACCAGGTCGAGGTCATCCCTGTCCCTAGTGTATGtattgccttttttcttttcctttgcatGCAGGCTGAGTGGGCTGGTGCTGGCACATCCTGTCTGTGTGGGCTCCAGTGCTCCTCAGAGGGCTTTAGCTCTGCTACCATACTGCAGATCATTTTCAGCCCATCGTAGCACTGGCTGTGTGGAAGGTGTTTATGCACCTATGGGTTTAAGTGGTGCTTCAGTGCCTGATCTGCATGAGTGACACTTGGTGGTTTGTATGCTTTCAGAAATACTGTGACACTAACTGTCTAACAAGCCAAGTCTAAAACTGTTTGTAATAAGTACTGCAGCAGTTTACACACAATGAGTAAATCCATTATTATTCTACTTATCCATGCAATTGAATAGCAAAAACTCCCAGTGAAGCTCCTACACAGGTTTCACCcttttctaaaaaacaaactaattgaTCCTGTAAGAAAAAACATTAGATCTGATCTGGTAATCTAGCAGTCGGGCCAAAATACTAGTGAAATCATCCACTCCTGACAATATGAAGTGCGATTTCTTAGATCCTTCCAATGTAAATGGATTTTTAATACATCACGCTTCCTATATTGAGGAATAGTACCCACATGACCTGGCACATCACACCTGAACCAGTTTGAGTGATTTCAGTGAAATTGAACTGATTGAGTGCAACAACTTTGCATGAAGAAACTTGATTTAACTCAATAGATAAAATATTTGAATGGAGGGTAAGGTATTTTAGCAGGAGAATGTCTGGTGATGAAGAATCCAATATGGTGCGATTATGAAGGCTCATTAAACACATCATTTAGGATGTGGCTTATCTCAGCTACATTGTTACCCATGGAGATGCTCTTCCTAACGTGGTGTCAGCTTTTCTGCTCAGCTTTACATATTAATTTATCCAGTTATATGTTTGTAACAagctcttttctgtctttttctctctgacacattttctctgtccatGTATTTGACATAATCTGCCTTTCCTCCCCACAGCCACCAGCCAAATACCTCCTACCAGAGATGAAGATATCCGACTATGGCAAAAAGTGTGTGGTGATTGATTTGGATGAAACGCTAGTCCATAGCTCATTCAAGGtaggatttatttttgatggtctgttctgttttgaaGTTCATTATTATTTGACTGCTTACCTACATTGCCATAATTTTTGTCGGGGCTCAATCAGGTAACATTCAGGAAGTTAAAGTTGTGGTCATTCACATGGTCATTATATCAACAAAGCCAGCAAGAGACGCAAGTGCAAGAGAAAAGTGTGTACTTCAGTGAGCACAGGGTCAATATCATCTGCTTTAGCATAAAACCAGCATGATGACTAAAAGACTGAAGGACAGCTGATGATGAAAAGTCACAGGGGGCAACACTTGAATTGAGTGTAGAAGCCACTATGCTCCCTTTCCTGCTtacacccccctcctcctttccccCCCTCAAATCCTTCTCAGTGCATCTGGCTAAGGATGACTCCTGTTGTCTAGAGTGTGAGATTAGTGCAGAGGTTACAGTCAGTATCCTTAGGGGATTTGTTTTGGTAAAACAGAGACCAATTACCTTCTGTTAAAATGTGAATTGCAGTTTTCTAAGTGTAAATGGTTCGACCTCTGCTGGTGAGTAGAGGTACTAAATTGACAATGAGTAACACTTGATTATGTTGTTGCTTCTTACAGCCCATCAGCAACGCTGATTTTATTGTTCCAGTGGAGATTGATGGTACCGTTCATCAGGTACTCTaaccacaacaataaaacattattaatgAAAGTTAGTTGCACAAACACCATTTTGTTCCTATATGAAGATCTCGAAGAGAGATTGGCTGTGATCCAGTTCAAGTAATCCAGGATAGGCTGTGTGTATCATGGTTGGCCTATTCTTGATTACTTGCCCTTGGTGGCAGCTACTGGACTGGCGAACAGACATGAGTGGATGACAAACTATGAATGACATCTAAGTCTTTTAAAGGTGACAGTTAATAGgccaatgtgtgtgtatttttttttattttatttatttatgattttttttttttttttttgtaaagctgTTGTTGCACATAACAGTGCATTGTCTTCATAGTGCTATAAATCACATTAATGAAAACAGGAGTGAAATGTGGACCtcatataaaaatgttattttctaaTCAGCATTAAAATCTTTGGTGTTTCCTTTAGGTGTATGTGCTGAAACGACCCCATGTGGACGAGTTTCTTCGAAAGATGGGAGAGCTATTTGAATGTGTGCTGTTTACAGCCAGTCTTGCCAAGGTAGTGTTTTAGGCctggatattttttctcttctgacTTTTGTTCAGATTAAAAACTCAGTATCATTGATGGGAAATTGAATGCctcctatttcctttttctgatgtgtacttttttcaatctctttttGTAATGTCTGAATTTTCACACTGTCCCTAATTTGCTGTCCATCTGCATCTTTTGCATCTTAGCCAATACAGCATGGGTAAGTTTAAAAATGTAGAATCAGTAACATGCAGAGAGATTTCCGGGATGTCAAATGTTCCTCGTGCTGAGTTAAGCGGCAGAGTTAGGTTTTAGAGCTTTTTGTCCAGAGTAGAGTAGTATTTCCTGAGGCATCTTCCCTGTCTGGTGAACTCAGTTGACCTGCTCTGCTTCCTTTTGGAATAATAGTATAGTATAtagatttgtctttttttttcttctactttttcCCATTTCGTAAGCATCGAACACAATGATGGTGTATTCAGAAATCAGTGATAATCCTTCATCTTTCCACATTTTTTGGTATTACAGTATTATTGAATGTTTTCCCTCATCTATTCACACTCAATGCTGCACAATGATAGAGATGTAAAAAAGAACACAGTTTTAAAACTTAATTAAAGGAAAATGTGTCTCTGCTGGGAATTTCCTCAACTCTGCTCAGTATTCTTGCTGCTGTTACTGAATAACATCTCCATGACATGTATTTCATGCTTCCCCTTTTACATGGTATTGAGTAGTAGATGGGTGGACATGAGACAGAATTAAGGCCAAAAGGTTCAAGATAagtttcatcagaccagagaatttAGTTCCTGTGTCCGTcaggttttttgtttcatgctgtTTTCCCTGTGGAGAGGCCTCTGTCTGACCACCCTGCTGTGATGGTCCCTATGGTATTTCTCCATCTGCACACATGAGCTAGAGCTCAGCCAGCATAACAACTTCTTTTAGCAAGGTCCTTCTCTCCTGAAGGCTCAGTAT
It contains:
- the LOC115057170 gene encoding CTD small phosphatase-like protein isoform X2 codes for the protein MDHMSIITQVSNPKEEEIISFNQEKASQSNSSLKKQRSRSIFSTFFCCFRNYNVEPPATNTNTSSLPPPVEENGSPPKPPAKYLLPEMKISDYGKKCVVIDLDETLVHSSFKPISNADFIVPVEIDGTVHQVYVLKRPHVDEFLRKMGELFECVLFTASLAKYADPVADLLDQWGVFRARLFRESCVFHRGNYVKDLSRLGRELNNVIIVDNSPASYIFHPENAVPVQSWFDDMNDTELLDLLPFFEGLSKEEEVYGVLQNLRSR
- the LOC115057170 gene encoding CTD small phosphatase-like protein isoform X1 → MDHMSIITQVSNPKEEEIISFNQEKASQSNSSLKKQRSRSIFSTFFCCFRNYNVEPPATNTNTSSLPPPVEENGSPPKCDQVEVIPVPSPPAKYLLPEMKISDYGKKCVVIDLDETLVHSSFKPISNADFIVPVEIDGTVHQVYVLKRPHVDEFLRKMGELFECVLFTASLAKYADPVADLLDQWGVFRARLFRESCVFHRGNYVKDLSRLGRELNNVIIVDNSPASYIFHPENAVPVQSWFDDMNDTELLDLLPFFEGLSKEEEVYGVLQNLRSR